The following are encoded together in the Blautia obeum ATCC 29174 genome:
- the ftsX gene encoding permease-like cell division protein FtsX, producing MRPSTIWYTLKQGIKNIKRNWMFSIASILTMAACIFLVGVFYSLVTNVDNIAQKVEQEVPVTVFFDEGTTEEQMQEVGNLIQARPEVERVEFESAEQAWENFKDKYFQGSDAAEGFKDDNPLVNSSNYHVYLNQIEKQTELVNYIQGLEHVRDVEQSEQAANTLGSFNKLVSYASIVIIALLLIISIFLISNTISVGISVRKEEIGIMKYIGATDAFVRAPFLLEGMVLGVIGAAIPLVALYFLYNSVVEYILNKFSVLTGVVAFIPVWQIYQILLPIGLALGIGIGFIGSMMTTRKHLRV from the coding sequence ATGAGGCCTAGTACAATCTGGTATACCCTCAAACAGGGTATCAAAAATATAAAAAGAAACTGGATGTTTTCCATTGCATCTATTCTGACCATGGCAGCCTGTATCTTTCTGGTAGGTGTATTTTATTCACTGGTAACAAATGTAGATAATATTGCACAGAAAGTAGAGCAGGAAGTTCCAGTCACTGTTTTTTTTGATGAGGGAACGACTGAAGAACAGATGCAGGAAGTCGGCAATCTGATCCAGGCACGTCCGGAAGTGGAACGAGTTGAGTTTGAATCAGCAGAGCAGGCATGGGAGAACTTTAAGGATAAATATTTCCAGGGATCTGATGCGGCAGAAGGATTTAAGGATGACAATCCGCTTGTCAATTCTTCAAACTATCATGTATATCTGAATCAGATCGAGAAACAGACAGAGTTAGTAAACTATATTCAGGGGTTGGAGCATGTGCGAGATGTTGAGCAGTCTGAACAGGCAGCAAATACGCTGGGAAGCTTTAACAAGCTGGTTTCCTATGCATCGATCGTGATCATTGCGCTCCTTCTGATCATTTCTATTTTCCTGATCAGTAATACCATTTCTGTTGGTATTTCTGTTCGTAAAGAAGAAATTGGAATTATGAAATACATTGGAGCAACGGATGCATTTGTCCGTGCACCGTTCCTTCTTGAAGGTATGGTCCTTGGAGTGATCGGTGCAGCGATTCCACTGGTAGCACTGTATTTCCTGTACAATAGTGTTGTTGAGTACATCCTGAATAAATTCAGTGTGCTTACAGGTGTGGTTGCTTTTATTCCGGTATGGCAGATTTATCAGATACTTCTTCCGATTGGACTTGCTCTTGGAATTGGCATTGGTTTCATTGGAAGTATGATGACAACAAGAAAACATCTGAGAGTGTAA
- a CDS encoding glutamine synthetase III, which yields MSDYVNVTELFGCDVFNDAVMEERLPKKVYKELKKTIEEGKELSLEVADVVAHEMKEWAIEKGATHYSHWFQPLTGVTAEKHDAFITAPKENGKVLMSFSGKELIKGESDASSFPSGGLRATFEARGYTAWDCTSPAFVRHDAAGGTLCIPTAFCSYTGEALDQKTPLLRSMEAINTQSLRLLRLFGNTTSKKVTPSVGAEQEYFLVDKEKWLQRKDLTYTGRTLFGAMPPKGQEMDDHYLGTIRQRISAYMKEVNEECWKLGVTAKTQHNEVAPAQHELAPIYAPVNIAADHNQIMMRILKKVASRHGMRCLLHEKPFAGVNGSGKHNNWSLTTDDGINLLDPGKTPHENIQFLLVLTCILKAVDTHADLLRESAADVGNDQRLGGNEAPPAVISVFLGEQLGDVLDQLISTGTATHSKKGSLLETGVKTLPDFMKDATDRNRTSPFAFTGNKFEFRMVGSRDSISECNVVLNTIAAEAFKEACDRLEAAEDFDMAVHDLIKEYAIDHQRIVFNGNGYAPEWAEEAKRRGLPNLPSMVDAIPALTTPKAVKLFEEFHVFTKTELESRAEIQYEIYAKAVNIEAKTMIDIATKQIIPAVIKYTTVLAGSINAVKAAGPIDVSVQMDLLEKCTALLKDTNSAMNRLSKVVAKVPEIPEGRERAVYCKDEVCKAMTELRTPVDELEMLVDKEMWPMPSYGDLIFEV from the coding sequence ATGTCAGACTACGTGAATGTAACCGAACTTTTCGGATGTGATGTATTCAATGACGCTGTCATGGAAGAAAGACTTCCGAAAAAAGTATACAAAGAGCTGAAAAAGACGATAGAAGAGGGAAAGGAACTTTCTCTGGAAGTAGCAGATGTCGTTGCTCATGAGATGAAAGAATGGGCAATCGAGAAAGGTGCCACACATTACAGCCACTGGTTTCAGCCTTTGACAGGAGTAACTGCAGAAAAGCATGATGCTTTTATCACAGCTCCAAAGGAAAACGGCAAAGTACTGATGAGTTTTTCGGGTAAAGAACTGATCAAGGGAGAGTCAGATGCGTCTTCTTTCCCGTCAGGTGGACTTCGAGCAACATTTGAAGCAAGAGGTTATACTGCATGGGATTGTACTTCACCGGCATTTGTACGTCATGATGCAGCTGGCGGAACTCTGTGTATCCCGACCGCATTCTGTTCTTATACAGGAGAAGCACTTGACCAGAAGACACCGCTTCTTCGTTCTATGGAAGCAATCAATACACAGTCTTTACGTCTTCTTCGCCTTTTTGGCAATACAACTTCAAAGAAGGTAACACCATCTGTTGGTGCTGAACAGGAATATTTTCTTGTAGATAAAGAAAAATGGCTGCAGAGAAAAGATCTTACATATACAGGAAGAACTTTGTTTGGTGCGATGCCGCCGAAAGGTCAGGAGATGGATGATCATTATCTTGGAACTATCCGTCAGAGAATTTCCGCATATATGAAAGAAGTAAATGAAGAGTGCTGGAAACTTGGAGTAACAGCCAAGACACAGCATAATGAAGTTGCTCCGGCACAGCATGAACTTGCGCCGATCTATGCACCGGTCAATATTGCTGCAGATCATAACCAGATCATGATGCGTATTCTTAAAAAAGTAGCAAGCCGCCATGGCATGCGCTGTCTGCTTCATGAGAAACCGTTTGCGGGTGTAAATGGTTCCGGTAAGCACAATAACTGGTCACTGACTACTGATGACGGAATCAATCTGCTGGATCCAGGAAAGACTCCACATGAGAATATACAGTTTCTTCTTGTGCTGACATGTATTCTTAAAGCTGTCGATACACATGCAGATCTTCTGCGTGAATCTGCAGCAGATGTTGGAAATGATCAGAGACTTGGCGGAAACGAAGCTCCGCCGGCTGTTATTTCCGTATTCCTTGGAGAACAGCTCGGAGATGTGCTTGATCAGCTGATCAGCACTGGAACGGCTACGCACAGTAAGAAAGGCAGCCTTCTGGAGACAGGTGTTAAGACTCTTCCTGATTTCATGAAAGATGCGACAGACCGTAACCGTACTTCACCGTTTGCGTTTACCGGAAACAAATTTGAATTCCGTATGGTAGGATCCAGAGATTCTATTTCTGAATGTAACGTTGTACTCAATACGATTGCAGCAGAAGCGTTCAAAGAAGCATGTGATCGTCTGGAAGCTGCCGAAGATTTTGATATGGCAGTACATGATCTGATCAAAGAATATGCAATTGATCATCAGAGAATCGTGTTCAACGGCAACGGTTATGCACCGGAATGGGCAGAAGAAGCAAAACGTCGTGGACTGCCGAATCTGCCGTCTATGGTAGATGCGATTCCGGCGCTGACTACACCAAAGGCAGTGAAGCTGTTTGAGGAGTTCCATGTCTTTACAAAGACTGAACTGGAATCCCGTGCAGAGATTCAATATGAAATCTATGCAAAAGCGGTTAATATCGAAGCGAAGACTATGATCGATATTGCAACGAAACAGATTATCCCGGCAGTGATCAAATATACGACTGTTCTGGCAGGTTCCATCAATGCAGTGAAAGCTGCAGGCCCGATCGATGTGAGTGTACAGATGGATCTTCTTGAGAAATGTACGGCACTTCTGAAGGATACGAACAGTGCAATGAACAGACTGTCCAAGGTCGTGGCAAAGGTTCCGGAGATTCCGGAAGGCAGAGAACGTGCAGTGTACTGCAAAGATGAAGTATGCAAGGCTATGACAGAACTTCGTACACCGGTGGATGAACTGGAAATGCTGGTGGACAAAGAAATGTGGCCGATGCCGTCTTATGGCGATCTGATTTTTGAAGTGTGA
- a CDS encoding AAA family ATPase: MNELKFLEEQGVSSSLINKIVKFREVYPVSDEVKNRIIKPAIPFYGKDILEMAIAGILQEQNLLLTGPKATGKNILAENLAYIFNRPSYNISFHVNTNSGDLIGTDTFEDNEVKLRKGSIYRCAEYGGFGILDEINMAKNDAVSVLHATLDYRRSIDVPGYDKIDLHPAARFIGTMNYGYAGTKELNEALVSRFLVIDMPAQTEETLGFIFHQMFPNARESAIEQFVGLFLDLQLKALNSEISTKALDLRGLLAAMKIVDVGLSPAKAVRMGVVNKTFDVFEKEIVEDVVSTRIPSEWTREDVYE; this comes from the coding sequence GTGAATGAATTGAAATTTCTGGAGGAGCAGGGTGTCTCCTCCTCTTTAATAAATAAAATTGTAAAGTTTCGGGAAGTATATCCCGTTTCTGATGAGGTGAAAAACAGAATTATCAAACCTGCAATTCCATTTTATGGAAAAGATATTCTGGAGATGGCCATCGCGGGGATCCTGCAGGAACAGAATCTGCTTCTGACCGGACCAAAAGCAACCGGCAAAAATATTTTGGCAGAAAATCTGGCATATATTTTTAACCGGCCTTCTTATAATATTTCTTTTCATGTCAATACAAACAGTGGAGACCTGATCGGTACGGATACTTTTGAGGACAATGAAGTAAAGCTTCGAAAGGGAAGCATTTACCGGTGTGCAGAATATGGCGGATTTGGAATCCTTGATGAGATCAATATGGCCAAAAATGATGCAGTCTCTGTTCTTCATGCAACGCTGGACTATCGGCGTTCCATTGATGTTCCGGGATATGACAAGATCGATCTTCATCCTGCAGCAAGATTTATCGGTACGATGAATTATGGGTATGCAGGAACAAAAGAATTAAATGAAGCACTTGTATCCAGGTTTTTGGTTATCGACATGCCGGCACAGACGGAAGAAACGCTGGGATTTATTTTTCATCAGATGTTCCCGAATGCCAGAGAAAGCGCGATAGAGCAGTTTGTTGGATTGTTTCTGGACTTGCAGCTGAAGGCACTGAACAGTGAAATTTCAACAAAAGCATTGGATCTTCGAGGACTCCTTGCGGCAATGAAAATCGTGGATGTGGGACTTTCCCCGGCAAAAGCTGTCCGAATGGGAGTAGTTAACAAAACGTTTGATGTATTCGAAAAAGAAATCGTAGAAGATGTGGTAAGTACCAGAATTCCATCGGAATGGACCAGAGAAGATGTATATGAATAA
- a CDS encoding cobaltochelatase CobT-related protein, with amino-acid sequence MYMNNTEPVEIDEYRLELENRIRNLLWTVSGDYQLDMKPDVSLFLRSKAIALYDGIKQGALARYYDKDMLGLYLVKKIFLQAGENELTFVAQLCIEEAIGDKICEERPGIRDMQRQCMEDILEQEFDILPNLRDIPGRLKVAVLRRRLNNGEWHVEKKLQPFMELIERAGNSTDTLELIRVIDELYNRLMDPDFESMHGTLEQVLAVTMEDLTEYSWEDFLSEEMYEEVLESYAEQLTNSVSGLENSAVTEEMEEKRQKKRSVKVVTPEMLEKAYTYVELNYGKSYLSEAEEKKINYQMCRGIHSDCSLYFTEGILKNPVKSNYQYEYAKRLRNKNIWLYHDKHRIVKHNITVLTETLRKSLVLRSETQTVLSDRGMIVPSRLWRIGRTNDAKLFQQELKGEISDFVVDVLIDASGSQMKRQGDVALQAYIISEALSNVDIPHRVMSFCTFWDYTIMHRFRRYDDPRSENDNIFNYVTSSNNRDGLAIRTAGYDLLQREEEKKIMIILSDGRPYDVIINRPNAKNPEPYQGKAAIADTATEVRRLRNLDVSVLGVFAGEEKDLATEKKIFGKDFAYIRDIANFSKIVGRYLTKQLEIDG; translated from the coding sequence ATGTATATGAATAATACAGAACCAGTTGAAATTGATGAATATCGCCTGGAACTGGAGAATAGGATCCGTAATCTGTTGTGGACAGTAAGCGGAGATTACCAACTGGATATGAAGCCTGACGTATCGCTTTTTCTCAGATCAAAGGCAATTGCACTGTATGATGGAATCAAGCAGGGCGCTCTTGCCAGATATTATGATAAGGATATGCTCGGGCTTTATCTTGTTAAAAAAATATTTCTTCAGGCAGGAGAGAATGAGCTGACGTTTGTGGCACAGCTCTGTATTGAAGAGGCTATAGGAGACAAGATCTGTGAAGAACGGCCGGGTATCCGTGATATGCAGAGACAGTGTATGGAGGATATTCTGGAACAGGAATTTGATATACTGCCGAATCTTAGAGATATTCCGGGAAGATTGAAAGTTGCAGTGCTTCGCAGAAGACTGAACAACGGAGAATGGCATGTGGAGAAAAAATTACAGCCATTTATGGAGTTGATAGAGAGAGCTGGTAACAGTACAGATACACTGGAACTGATCCGTGTGATCGATGAACTGTATAATCGATTAATGGATCCGGATTTTGAAAGTATGCATGGGACACTGGAACAGGTGCTTGCAGTGACGATGGAAGATCTTACGGAATATTCCTGGGAGGATTTTCTTTCAGAGGAAATGTATGAAGAGGTACTGGAAAGTTATGCAGAGCAGTTGACAAATTCTGTTTCCGGCCTTGAAAATTCTGCAGTTACAGAAGAAATGGAAGAAAAACGTCAAAAGAAGCGTTCGGTCAAAGTAGTTACTCCGGAGATGTTGGAGAAAGCTTACACATATGTGGAATTGAATTATGGAAAGTCTTATTTAAGTGAAGCAGAAGAGAAGAAGATCAATTATCAGATGTGCCGGGGAATTCACAGTGACTGCAGTCTGTACTTTACGGAGGGAATTCTCAAAAATCCGGTAAAAAGCAATTATCAGTACGAGTATGCAAAACGATTGCGCAACAAAAATATCTGGCTTTATCATGACAAACACAGGATCGTGAAACATAATATTACTGTCCTGACAGAAACACTCCGGAAATCTCTGGTACTCAGAAGTGAGACACAGACTGTTCTTTCGGATCGTGGAATGATCGTACCTTCCAGATTGTGGCGGATTGGCCGGACTAATGATGCAAAACTGTTTCAACAGGAACTGAAAGGAGAAATATCGGATTTTGTTGTGGATGTTCTGATCGATGCGAGCGGATCACAGATGAAGCGGCAGGGTGATGTGGCACTGCAGGCTTATATTATCAGCGAGGCACTGAGTAATGTTGATATTCCGCATCGGGTGATGAGCTTTTGTACCTTCTGGGATTATACGATCATGCATCGGTTTCGCAGATACGATGATCCGCGGTCAGAAAATGATAACATCTTTAATTATGTTACGTCTTCGAACAATCGTGACGGATTGGCCATAAGGACTGCCGGATATGATCTCCTTCAAAGAGAAGAAGAAAAGAAGATTATGATCATTTTGAGTGATGGACGTCCATATGATGTGATCATAAACCGACCGAATGCAAAAAATCCGGAGCCTTATCAGGGAAAGGCTGCAATCGCGGATACAGCAACAGAAGTGCGGCGTCTGCGTAATCTTGATGTCAGTGTTCTGGGGGTATTCGCAGGAGAGGAAAAAGATCTCGCAACGGAAAAAAAGATATTTGGTAAGGATTTTGCTTACATCCGTGATATTGCGAACTTTTCGAAAATTGTCGGCAGATATCTGACAAAACAGCTGGAAATTGATGGATAA
- a CDS encoding OPT family oligopeptide transporter encodes MNENKEFKPYIPAEKVTAEMTVTSVIMGVILAIVFGAANAYLGLRVGMTVSASIPAAVISMGVIRVIMKKNSILESNLVQTIGSAGESLAAGAIFTMPALFLWAEEGLCDKPSLVEITLIALCGGVLGVLFMVPLRNALIVKEHATLLYPEGTACADVLLAGEEGGANASTVFSGMGLAAVFKFVVDGLKVIPADVSAAFTSLKGEIGMEVYPALLGVGYIVGPRVASFMFVGSIVGWLVIIPMICLFGPDTWLYPADPGVTISQLYAAGGAAAIWSKYVKYIGAGAIATGGIISLIKSMPLIISTFRDSMKSMKGGSVKGTARTDRDLPMNFILIGIVAMVVIIWAVPAIPVNPLGALLIVIFGFFFATVSSRMVGMIGSSNNPVSGMAIATLLISTIVIKSSGQTGIDGMKAAIAIGSVICIIAAIAGDTSQDLKTGYLLGATPKTQQIGELIGVVASGLAIGGVLYLLDAAWGYGGAEVPAPQAGLMKMIVEGIMGGNLPWALVFIGVFLAIGMEILRIPVMPFAIGLYLPIYLNATIMIGGVVRMFMDGRKNVDEKTKNDQVTDGTLYCAGMIAGEGLVGIALAILAVAGISLDVSGVVNFGNIGGVVLMIIMILTLLKFSLWKKKKA; translated from the coding sequence ATGAACGAAAACAAAGAGTTCAAACCGTATATTCCTGCTGAAAAAGTAACCGCAGAAATGACGGTAACATCTGTGATCATGGGTGTCATCCTTGCTATCGTATTCGGTGCAGCTAACGCATACCTCGGACTTCGTGTCGGTATGACTGTTTCCGCATCCATTCCGGCAGCAGTTATTTCTATGGGTGTTATCCGTGTCATCATGAAGAAAAACTCCATTCTGGAGAGCAACCTGGTGCAGACGATCGGTTCTGCCGGTGAGTCACTTGCAGCAGGTGCTATTTTTACAATGCCTGCTCTTTTTTTATGGGCAGAAGAAGGTCTCTGTGATAAACCGAGTCTGGTTGAGATCACTCTGATCGCACTTTGCGGTGGTGTCCTTGGTGTACTTTTCATGGTACCGCTTCGTAACGCTCTTATTGTTAAAGAGCATGCGACACTTCTTTATCCGGAAGGAACTGCATGTGCAGACGTACTTCTTGCAGGTGAAGAGGGCGGCGCAAACGCTTCTACTGTATTTTCCGGTATGGGACTTGCAGCAGTCTTCAAATTTGTTGTTGACGGTCTGAAGGTTATCCCGGCAGACGTTTCTGCAGCATTTACATCCCTTAAGGGTGAGATTGGTATGGAAGTATATCCGGCACTTCTTGGTGTTGGTTATATCGTAGGACCACGTGTAGCATCTTTCATGTTCGTAGGTTCCATTGTCGGATGGCTCGTGATCATTCCGATGATTTGTCTGTTCGGACCAGACACATGGCTGTATCCGGCTGATCCGGGTGTGACTATTTCACAGCTGTATGCGGCTGGCGGTGCGGCAGCAATCTGGAGCAAATATGTTAAATATATCGGAGCAGGTGCCATCGCTACAGGTGGTATCATTTCCCTGATCAAATCCATGCCACTGATCATCAGCACATTCCGTGATTCCATGAAGAGCATGAAGGGCGGATCCGTAAAAGGAACTGCAAGAACAGACAGAGATCTTCCGATGAATTTCATTCTGATCGGTATCGTTGCAATGGTAGTTATTATCTGGGCAGTACCGGCTATTCCGGTTAATCCGCTTGGAGCACTCCTTATCGTAATCTTCGGATTCTTCTTTGCAACTGTATCTTCCCGTATGGTAGGTATGATCGGTAGCTCTAACAACCCGGTTTCTGGTATGGCAATCGCTACACTTCTGATCTCTACAATTGTGATCAAGAGCAGCGGACAGACTGGAATCGATGGTATGAAAGCAGCAATCGCAATTGGTTCTGTTATCTGTATCATTGCAGCAATCGCCGGTGATACTTCTCAGGACCTTAAGACAGGATACCTTCTTGGTGCAACTCCTAAGACACAGCAGATCGGTGAGCTGATCGGTGTTGTTGCTTCCGGTCTTGCAATCGGTGGTGTTCTGTATCTTCTGGATGCAGCATGGGGATATGGTGGAGCAGAAGTTCCGGCTCCTCAGGCAGGTCTGATGAAGATGATCGTTGAAGGTATCATGGGTGGAAATCTTCCGTGGGCACTTGTATTCATCGGTGTATTCCTTGCAATTGGTATGGAAATCTTAAGAATTCCGGTAATGCCATTTGCAATCGGTCTTTACCTTCCAATTTATCTGAATGCAACCATCATGATCGGTGGTGTTGTTCGTATGTTTATGGATGGCAGAAAGAACGTTGATGAAAAAACAAAGAACGATCAGGTTACAGATGGTACACTGTATTGTGCAGGTATGATCGCCGGAGAAGGTCTGGTAGGTATCGCACTTGCTATCCTTGCAGTTGCTGGTATCAGCCTGGATGTATCCGGAGTTGTTAACTTTGGCAACATCGGTGGTGTTGTTCTCATGATTATCATGATCCTGACACTGCTGAAATTCTCCTTATGGAAAAAGAAAAAAGCCTGA
- a CDS encoding PucR family transcriptional regulator produces MISNQVLQNTLEGLKEISRTEFCIIDTEGKVLATTFADFSIQPGDIQAFVESQADSQLVKGFQYFKVCDDYQLEYILVAHGDDEDTYMVGKLAAFQIQNLIVAYKERFDKDSFIKNLLLDNLLLVDIYNRAKKLHIDADVRRVVMILELQQEKDHSSMESVKSFFGGKSKDFITAVDEKSIIIVKELEDGEGYAEMDKLAHAILDTLGLNQNEETHIAYGTIVNELKEVSRSYKEARMALDVGKIFFGEKDVIAYSSLGIGRLIYQLPIPLCKMFIKEIFENKSPDDFDEETLVTIDKFFENSLNVSETSRQLYIHRNTLVYRLDKLQKSTGLDLRVFEDAITFKIALMVVRYMKYMETLEY; encoded by the coding sequence ATGATATCAAATCAGGTACTACAGAATACACTAGAGGGATTAAAAGAAATATCCAGGACAGAATTCTGCATTATTGACACAGAGGGGAAAGTCCTTGCAACAACTTTTGCAGATTTTTCAATTCAGCCGGGGGATATACAGGCATTTGTGGAATCCCAGGCAGACAGCCAGCTTGTGAAGGGATTCCAGTATTTTAAAGTCTGTGATGACTACCAGCTGGAATATATACTTGTGGCACATGGTGACGATGAAGACACTTATATGGTTGGCAAGCTTGCAGCATTTCAGATCCAGAATCTGATCGTTGCATATAAAGAAAGATTTGACAAAGACAGCTTTATCAAGAATCTCCTTCTTGATAACCTTCTTCTGGTAGATATTTATAATCGCGCGAAGAAACTGCATATTGATGCAGATGTTCGTCGTGTTGTTATGATTCTGGAATTGCAGCAGGAAAAGGATCACAGTTCCATGGAGAGTGTGAAAAGTTTCTTTGGCGGCAAGAGCAAAGACTTTATCACAGCGGTCGATGAAAAGAGTATCATCATTGTTAAGGAACTGGAAGATGGCGAAGGTTATGCAGAGATGGATAAGCTTGCCCATGCGATTTTGGATACCCTTGGGCTGAACCAGAATGAAGAGACTCATATTGCATATGGAACGATCGTAAATGAACTGAAAGAAGTTTCCCGTTCCTATAAAGAGGCAAGAATGGCGCTGGATGTTGGCAAGATCTTCTTTGGCGAAAAAGATGTTATTGCTTACAGTTCGCTTGGAATCGGACGTCTGATCTATCAGCTTCCAATTCCGCTGTGCAAAATGTTTATCAAAGAAATTTTTGAGAATAAATCGCCAGATGATTTTGACGAAGAAACACTGGTTACTATTGACAAATTCTTTGAGAACAGCCTGAATGTTTCAGAAACATCCAGACAGTTATATATCCACAGAAATACACTGGTCTATCGTCTGGATAAGTTACAGAAGAGTACCGGATTGGATCTTCGTGTATTTGAAGATGCGATTACATTCAAGATTGCACTGATGGTCGTACGTTATATGAAGTACATGGAAACGCTTGAATATTGA
- a CDS encoding PqqD family protein, whose product MEKEKSLMKKQSKKSKKQNIEINYLDLIPVRSEELHWHKDIKGRVILDVENTGWFNKIAQTVFNKPQYTKVHLDAQGTFIWPLIDGKRTVTDIAALVKEEFGEAAEPLYPRIIKYFQIVESYHFIKFANMPSK is encoded by the coding sequence ATGGAAAAAGAAAAAAGCCTGATGAAAAAACAGAGTAAAAAAAGCAAAAAACAAAATATAGAGATTAATTATCTGGATTTAATTCCAGTCAGATCAGAAGAGCTTCACTGGCACAAGGATATCAAGGGACGCGTGATTCTGGATGTGGAAAATACAGGATGGTTCAACAAGATTGCACAGACTGTATTCAACAAACCGCAGTACACCAAGGTGCATCTGGATGCTCAGGGTACTTTTATCTGGCCTCTGATCGATGGAAAACGTACGGTGACCGATATCGCGGCGCTGGTAAAAGAAGAATTTGGTGAAGCGGCAGAACCGCTTTATCCAAGAATTATCAAATATTTCCAGATTGTTGAGAGCTATCATTTTATTAAATTTGCAAATATGCCTTCCAAATAG
- a CDS encoding YitT family protein, producing the protein MKIAGKKPWYLEYLLIIVGTGLMGTAITSCFDAAGMVTGGFSGIAILVKAWTKGLYGNGIPLWITNLILNVPLFLLATKIKGFAFVRKALLGDISLTIWLAILPAWKLSEDFLLVALYGGLLQGIGIGFVFLGGGTTGGTDMLAAIIQKYLRHYSIAQIMQFIDGAIVVVGMYVFGVERALYAIIAVFLVTKVSDGIIEGLKFSKSVYIITDKPDEVSRMVMEDLDRGITGISARGMYSGEDKLMLFCVVGKKELVHLKEKIDEIDENAFVIVGDAREVHGEGFIEK; encoded by the coding sequence ATGAAAATTGCTGGAAAAAAACCCTGGTATCTGGAATATCTTCTTATTATTGTCGGAACCGGACTTATGGGAACCGCGATCACTTCCTGTTTTGATGCAGCAGGAATGGTAACCGGTGGCTTCTCTGGTATTGCAATTCTGGTAAAGGCCTGGACAAAAGGTTTGTATGGAAATGGAATTCCACTCTGGATAACAAACCTGATTCTGAATGTTCCATTGTTTCTTCTCGCTACTAAAATAAAAGGTTTTGCTTTTGTAAGGAAAGCACTGCTGGGAGATATTTCACTTACAATATGGCTTGCCATTCTTCCTGCCTGGAAACTGTCTGAAGATTTTCTCCTTGTCGCATTATATGGAGGTCTTCTGCAGGGAATTGGAATTGGATTTGTATTTCTCGGTGGTGGAACGACTGGCGGAACAGATATGCTGGCTGCAATTATCCAGAAATATCTGCGACATTATTCTATTGCACAGATCATGCAGTTTATAGATGGCGCGATAGTTGTTGTCGGCATGTATGTATTTGGAGTGGAACGTGCGCTTTATGCAATTATTGCGGTATTTCTTGTTACAAAAGTATCTGACGGAATCATTGAAGGCTTGAAATTTTCAAAGTCGGTATATATTATTACGGATAAACCAGATGAGGTTTCCAGAATGGTCATGGAAGACCTTGATCGTGGAATTACCGGCATTTCGGCAAGAGGAATGTACTCCGGCGAGGATAAGCTGATGCTTTTCTGTGTAGTGGGCAAAAAAGAACTGGTACATCTGAAAGAGAAAATTGATGAAATTGATGAGAATGCTTTTGTCATTGTTGGGGATGCACGAGAGGTACATGGGGAAGGTTTTATAGAAAAATAG
- the ftsE gene encoding cell division ATP-binding protein FtsE, with protein sequence MIDLIDVTKSYGKGLPAVNHANLHVDKGEFVFVVGSSGSGKSTLIKLLMKELDSTSGQMIVSGERLEKMKHRRVAKYRRKLGVVFQDFRLLKDRNVYENVAFAQRVIGRPTRVIRRRVPEVLQEVGLAEKYKSFPDELSGGEQQRVALARALVNRPDILLADEPTGNLDPKTSEEIMKLLEQINERGTTVLVVTHNKEIVNQMKKRVVTMHDGVIISDEKEGGYHEA encoded by the coding sequence ATGATCGATCTGATTGATGTGACAAAATCGTATGGTAAAGGCCTTCCGGCTGTGAACCATGCTAATTTGCACGTAGATAAAGGAGAATTTGTTTTTGTAGTAGGAAGCAGTGGGTCAGGAAAATCTACACTGATCAAACTTCTTATGAAAGAACTTGATAGTACAAGTGGACAGATGATAGTCAGCGGTGAGCGTCTGGAGAAGATGAAACATCGTCGAGTTGCGAAATACCGTCGTAAGCTTGGTGTAGTATTTCAGGACTTCCGTCTTCTGAAAGACCGCAATGTATACGAAAACGTTGCATTTGCACAGCGTGTTATCGGGAGACCAACGCGAGTGATCCGCAGACGTGTTCCGGAGGTTCTTCAGGAAGTGGGACTTGCTGAAAAATACAAATCCTTCCCGGATGAGCTTTCTGGTGGTGAGCAGCAGAGAGTGGCGCTTGCCAGGGCACTTGTAAATCGTCCGGATATCCTTCTGGCTGACGAGCCGACCGGAAACCTGGATCCGAAGACTTCTGAAGAAATCATGAAGCTTCTGGAACAGATCAATGAGCGTGGTACGACTGTGCTTGTGGTAACACATAACAAAGAAATCGTTAATCAGATGAAGAAACGAGTGGTTACCATGCATGACGGTGTGATCATCAGTGATGAGAAAGAAGGAGGATATCATGAGGCCTAG